In a genomic window of Trichosurus vulpecula isolate mTriVul1 chromosome X unlocalized genomic scaffold, mTriVul1.pri SUPER_X_unloc_1, whole genome shotgun sequence:
- the TMEM187 gene encoding transmembrane protein 187 has product MKPNCYLALIHVFLAACLCTAIVFTGLFDNAFTEVGYEYYAEVPIQSFPNFLAMPFNSVINLGYLLLGCYWLLKNRKIVGNAEDVRQAHYLKDVFAGMALLYGPVQWVRIWTQSHRSAILDQWFTLPIFAWSVVWCRYLEDGWKPWLFLCIECISVASYGLTLFHKLGFDIALACHIFAAVWSIITLHQEYGDSISATYISLGLVFCLGFIVLKLADHWLAQWPYFKELTGHFWSKVCDIMQFHFAFLFLTHFSSPQRRIAEEKNF; this is encoded by the coding sequence ATGAAGCCAAACTGTTACCTGGCCTTGATCCACGTGTTTCTTGCAGCCTGTTTATGCACTGCCATCGTCTTCACCGGGCTGTTTGATAATGCCTTCACTGAAGTTGGTTATGAATATTATGCAGAGGTTCCAATTCAGTCTTTCCCAAATTTTCTAGCCATGCCTTTCAATTCTGTCATTAATCTGGGTTACCTGCTTTTGGGATGCTACTGGCTGCTGAAAAATAGGAAAATCGTGGGAAATGCTGAAGATGTGAGACAGGCCCATTACCTGAAAGATGTCTTTGCGGGCATGGCCCTGCTATATGGTCCTGTTCAATGGGTACGCATCTGGACCCAGAGTCACCGCTCTGCTATTCTGGACCAGTGGTTTACCTTGCCCATTTTTGCTTGGTCAGTGGTCTGGTGCCGCTACCTAGAGGATGGTTGGAAGCCCTGGTTGTTCCTGTGTATTGAGTGTATATCCGTAGCCAGTTATGGCCTTACCCTGTTCCACAAGCTTGGTTTTGATATAGCCCTAGCATGCCACATTTTTGCTGCTGTGTGGAGTATCATAACCCTGCACCAGGAATACGGAGATTCTATCTCTGCCACATACATCAGCCTAGGTTTGGTATTTTGCCTGGGCTTTATTGTACTTAAGCTGGCTGACCACTGGCTTGCTCAGTGGCCTTACTTCAAGGAACTGACTGGCCACTTCTGGTCTAAAGTTTGTGACATCATGCAGTTCCACTTTGCGTTTTTGTTCTTGACACACTTCAGCAGTCCCCAAAGACGCATTGCtgaggaaaagaatttttaa